TTCATTACTAAAATGGTATGAAGAACTCCGCCAAAAACTCATTAGCGAACAAATCAACGTTGATACACAAACGATGCCTTCATACCAAGATTTTGCGAATTTATTGCAGCTGGCTGAAAAAACGTGGGGCAATAAATACTTTGATGAGTTATAATCTTCCGCAATCAATCTACATCGGCACTTGCATTTTGCTTGTGCCATTTTCATTTATTTTCGGTTTTATTCATTTATAGACTTATGACAACGTTATCAGATAAAGAAAAAAAACAAGCTTACAATTTAAATAAACTCCAAAAGCGTTTACGCCGCAATGTCGGTAATGCTATTGCTGATTTCAATATGATTGAAGATGGCGATAAAGTGATGGTCTGTTTATCCGGCGGAAAAGACAGCTACACATTATTAGATATTTTATTAAATTTAAAATTAAATGCGCCGATTCATTTTGATATTGTTGCGGTTAATCTCGACCAAAAACAGCCGGGCTTTCCTGAACACGTGCTACCGGAGTATTTAGAGAGTATTGGCGTGGAATATAAAATCGTTGAAGAAAACACCTACGGTATCGTCAAAGAGAAAATTCCTGAAGGTAAAACAACTTGCTCACTTTGCTCTCGCTTACGCCGTGGTATTCTATATCGTACGGCAACAGAACTTGGCGCAACTAAAATTGCACTCGGCCATCATCGTGATGATATGTTAGAAACCCTCTTCCTAAATATGTTTTATGGTGGTAAATTAAAATCTATGCCGCCAAAACTTATGAGTGATGACGGCAAACAGATCGTTATTCGTCCGCTTGCTTATTGTAAAGAAAAGGATATTGAGAAATACGCAGTGGCAAAACAATTCCCGATTATTCCGTGTAATTTATGTGGCTCTCAGCCTAACTTACAACGCCAAGTGGTTAAAGAGATGCTTCAAACGTGGGATAGACAATATCCGGGAAGAATTGAAACGATGTTCAGTGCATTACAAAATGTCACACCATCGCATTTATGCGATCCACGTTTATTCGACTTTAAAGGTATAAAACACGGACAAGTTATTGAAGGGCTAGAAGGCGATATTGCTTTTGATAAGGAAGAGCTTCCAACCATTCCTGCTGCTTTTGAGGAAGAAGAAAATGATTTCGCCGATAATGGTTTAATCCAATTTAAAGCGGTCTAATTTTTTATATTTTTTGCAATTCACAACAATTTATTTTTAACCATTAGGGGGTTCACAATGTTATTTAATGAGATTGTGATATCGATCATTGTTTTGCTCGTATTAAGTTTAATGCGTATTAACGTGGTTATATCACTCATTATCGCTGCCCTTGTATGCGGTGTAATCGGACACTACGGTGTTGATGGTGCAACCGCATTTCAGGCATTAGAAAAAACGATTAAAGCCTTTACC
This genomic window from Actinobacillus porcitonsillarum contains:
- the ttcA gene encoding tRNA 2-thiocytidine(32) synthetase TtcA, whose protein sequence is MTTLSDKEKKQAYNLNKLQKRLRRNVGNAIADFNMIEDGDKVMVCLSGGKDSYTLLDILLNLKLNAPIHFDIVAVNLDQKQPGFPEHVLPEYLESIGVEYKIVEENTYGIVKEKIPEGKTTCSLCSRLRRGILYRTATELGATKIALGHHRDDMLETLFLNMFYGGKLKSMPPKLMSDDGKQIVIRPLAYCKEKDIEKYAVAKQFPIIPCNLCGSQPNLQRQVVKEMLQTWDRQYPGRIETMFSALQNVTPSHLCDPRLFDFKGIKHGQVIEGLEGDIAFDKEELPTIPAAFEEEENDFADNGLIQFKAV